GCGGGCTTTTTTAATGCAACTGTTTCTAAAATTTTTTCCAAAGCTTAAGTGTTTGTTAAAATATCTGTCTTTTTAGACGATTTTGGATCCATTTTGATTCCTGAACATGTTTTTCAGCATATCTTTGCAGCATAAGTTTTAGTTCATAAGTTTAGGTTTGATTAGTTTTATTGGTTTAGTTAGTGAAAAGGATGAGTGTTGACTCATCCTTTTTTTATTCCCTAAACCAAATCCAATTCTCTACACAAATTATCTTACAGCTTTATATTTACCCAATAGATTTTCTTTAAGATCGGATAGATTTAAAATATGTTATAAAACACATTTTTTAACATTCGGGTAACCTCCGGTTCACATACGTACCTTATCTTTGCAGCATAAGTTTTAGTTCATAAGTTTAGGTTTGATTAGTTTTATTGGTTTAGTTAGTGAAAAGGATGGGTGTTGACCCGTCCTTTTTTATTTTATACCAATCAGAACCATAACACCATCAGAAAATCCACTTCCTCTGGAATTCATTTATTCACAATCCGATTATTCTTCCCAGCCACTTTTCAATAAGAACAGATCTAAATCAATCTAAGGGTATTTTGAAGATGTACCTGTTGCAGAAAATGCCGAAAGATGATCTTGTGTGAAGTTGATTCTTAATCTTTGGTATATCATTCCATCCGTCAGCTGACGGATTCTGAATCAATATTATTTAAATGATGCTGAAATAAATTCTGCATGTCGTAACGAGGTCGGAATACTGGCTAGCCCCCCTGTTGCCAAATAAAAATACCGGGATATTTCAACGTCCTTAATACGTATTTAACATGTGAATCAACACAAACGTCTACCAAAAGCCTGTTATCATAGGTTTTCTCAAAGCCAATAAAATGCACTAATCACTGATACTGTGGCACTTAAAATCTCGCCCATATAATTTCAATCGATTTGATTGATGATCCATAAAGTTAAAATATGTTATTGAGCATACATTTTAACATTCCATTAACCTCCCGTACAGGTATTCGCCTTACATTTGTAATACAAGTTTAGTTCATAAGTTTAGGTTTGATTAGTTTTATTGGTTTAGTTAGTGAAAAGGATGGGTGTTGACCCGTCCTTTTTTTATTGCCATAAATCAATTATCAATATCCTTTTGTCACTCTTAATGCCAACTCACTTTCTTTTTTATATTCCTGCAATAGATTTCTGCAATAGATGATATTTATCATGCGTAAATAATAACAATACGATATTTGATTACTTAACATTAGATTAACCTCTATTACGAATAAACCCCTTACATTTGTAGCATAAGTTTTAGTTCATAAGTTTAGGTTTGATTAGTTTTATTGGTTTAGTTAGTGAAAAGGATGGGTGTTGACCCGTCCTTTTTTTATTTATATACAAAAAGATACATCAGACAAGGTACTTAACAGCATTCTCATTTTCCTCAATAGATTTTCCCTAAGTTGCAATAGATTAAAAAGATGTTATAAAACACATTTTTTAACATTCAGATAACCTCCGATTCAGATTTTCACCTTACATTTGTCATACAAGTTTAGTTCATAAGTTTAGGTTTGATTAGTTTTATTGGTTTAGTTAGTGAAAAGGATGGGTGTTGACCCGTCCTTTTTTTATTTATACCAACCACAGAATAAAAACTCCGATAAACACCAGTGAGACTGTCCCGTTGATTAAACAAGCTTTATAAACATCATTCGCCGATACCGGCCTTGGATTCTCGCCAATAAAAGGCTTTTCAACTAATTTCCCATGATAGCGGTTTGGGCCGCCAAAACGGCAATTGAGAATACCGGCCAGAGCTGCCTCGGGATAACCGGCATTTGGGCTGGAATGTTTACGTCCGTATTTATAGATGAATCGGATCGCCCGAAAGCTAAAACTTACCACAGCCATTAAAATTGCCGTTAATCGTGCAGGAATAAAATTCAACACGTCATCGAGCTTTGCGGCAAAAAATCCAAAATCTTTATAACGCATATTTTTATAACCGATCATCGAATCGAGTGTATTCGCCATTTTATAAGCTAACATTGCAGGCACTCCTCCTATGAAATAGAAAAACAAAGGAGCAATTACGCCATCACTGAGGTTTTCAGCCAGCGTTTCCAATACTGCAGTTCTAATCTGATTCTCATTCAATTGTGATGTTTCGCGACCAACGATCATCGATAATTGTTGGCGACCGGCTTCCAATCCTTCCTTCTCCAATTTTAATATTACACGCAATGCTTCCTGAATAAGTGACCGATTAGCCAATCCATAGAAAACAAGAATGGAAGAAACAACAAAGTACAGGTTTTGATAAGCGGATAAA
This is a stretch of genomic DNA from uncultured Draconibacterium sp.. It encodes these proteins:
- the cbiB gene encoding adenosylcobinamide-phosphate synthase CbiB translates to MNEHLDLIIPLLAGFALDCLLGDPHSLPHPIRWFGKAISVGEAKLNRGLNRKIKGALLAFCLIFTTYFVFKLGLTILSAYQNLYFVVSSILVFYGLANRSLIQEALRVILKLEKEGLEAGRQQLSMIVGRETSQLNENQIRTAVLETLAENLSDGVIAPLFFYFIGGVPAMLAYKMANTLDSMIGYKNMRYKDFGFFAAKLDDVLNFIPARLTAILMAVVSFSFRAIRFIYKYGRKHSSPNAGYPEAALAGILNCRFGGPNRYHGKLVEKPFIGENPRPVSANDVYKACLINGTVSLVFIGVFILWLV